Proteins encoded within one genomic window of Cyanobacterium stanieri LEGE 03274:
- a CDS encoding SIMPL domain-containing protein, translating to MLASPVIAQEQVVKTITVTGQGIESIATTIATVQLGVEIEGQNPAQIQQEVAERTTALLEILRSNNVNKLQTTGIQLRPNYSYNDNRRQLVNYTATNIVSFETDIEQVGSILDETVNVGATRIDSVSFSATEMAISQAQSRALEKATNDAQRQAQAVLRALNLTPQEVITINVNGANTPRPLMMESMSDRALSSNIASTPVVGGEQDVRASVTLQIRY from the coding sequence ATGTTAGCATCTCCAGTGATAGCACAAGAACAAGTAGTAAAAACTATCACTGTGACAGGGCAAGGCATCGAATCCATTGCCACCACCATCGCCACAGTGCAATTAGGAGTGGAAATAGAAGGACAAAATCCTGCCCAAATTCAACAAGAAGTAGCCGAGCGCACCACCGCCCTACTAGAAATATTACGTTCCAATAATGTGAATAAATTACAAACCACAGGAATTCAACTACGACCTAATTATTCATACAATGATAATCGTCGTCAATTAGTTAACTATACCGCTACAAACATAGTTAGCTTTGAAACAGATATTGAGCAAGTGGGTAGTATTTTAGATGAAACTGTAAATGTGGGCGCTACCCGTATCGATAGCGTTAGTTTCAGTGCCACGGAAATGGCTATCAGTCAAGCCCAAAGCCGAGCCTTAGAAAAAGCCACCAATGATGCCCAAAGACAAGCTCAAGCGGTGTTAAGGGCATTAAACCTCACCCCCCAAGAAGTGATTACCATTAATGTAAATGGAGCTAATACCCCTCGCCCTTTGATGATGGAAAGTATGAGCGATCGCGCCTTATCATCGAATATCGCCTCTACCCCTGTGGTTGGAGGAGAACAGGATGTGAGAGCATCTGTTACCTTACAGATTAGATATTAA
- a CDS encoding gamma-glutamylcyclotransferase family protein produces MKIFVYGTLKPQEVNYYLYCAQKTIYEQKCWTYGDIYSLSLGYPAMLKSQNKVQGYLLTFPDSSALEKIDQLEGYQENREPHLNDYQREKVMVYDYDNRAIDEAWTYFMTQEKINFYQGILISSGEWKSH; encoded by the coding sequence ATGAAAATTTTTGTTTATGGCACTCTCAAACCCCAAGAAGTGAATTACTATTTATACTGCGCTCAAAAAACCATTTATGAGCAAAAATGTTGGACTTATGGAGATATTTATTCTCTATCTCTTGGTTATCCTGCTATGCTCAAAAGTCAAAATAAGGTACAAGGATATTTACTCACTTTCCCCGATTCATCTGCCTTAGAAAAAATTGATCAATTAGAAGGTTATCAGGAAAATAGAGAACCTCATCTTAATGATTATCAGAGGGAAAAAGTAATGGTATATGATTATGATAACAGGGCGATCGATGAGGCATGGACTTATTTTATGACTCAAGAGAAGATTAACTTTTATCAAGGAATATTAATTTCATCAGGAGAGTGGAAAAGCCATTAA